A genomic segment from SAR324 cluster bacterium encodes:
- a CDS encoding sugar ABC transporter permease, with translation MVGSKRIPWYLLSPTIVILLIVGLLPFIYVLIVSFYNWNPLGKSDEMTFIAGDNFRKLVFDEDFLLSVWRSIKYAFTTLFFEFIIGFLLALSLRESFPFRPLFRIVHTLPLVVAPIVVGSIFKLFTVSGFGPFPHFLKEWFGYSFNYGRDADQAFWMIVFMDIWHWTPFVTLTLLAGLSALPKDPYESAKMDGANGIQIFFHLTLPMMVPVLLVVVFIRLMDSLKAVDEIWMLTSGGPGVETRLAGIHIWRSVFESRFYGYGSAMSIFLLYITIVICWLLYVVMTSKQNND, from the coding sequence GTGGTTGGTTCTAAAAGAATTCCTTGGTATCTCCTTTCACCCACAATCGTCATTCTACTGATTGTTGGGTTACTACCATTTATTTATGTTTTAATCGTAAGTTTCTATAATTGGAATCCCTTAGGAAAGTCAGATGAAATGACTTTTATTGCAGGGGATAATTTTAGAAAATTAGTTTTCGATGAAGATTTTTTGTTGAGTGTCTGGCGATCAATTAAATACGCCTTCACCACACTTTTTTTTGAATTCATAATTGGATTTTTATTAGCCTTATCTTTGAGAGAAAGTTTCCCGTTCAGACCTTTATTTAGAATCGTTCATACCCTCCCCTTAGTAGTAGCTCCCATCGTTGTTGGATCGATCTTCAAGCTGTTTACAGTTTCAGGCTTCGGCCCATTCCCTCATTTCTTGAAAGAATGGTTCGGGTACTCTTTTAATTATGGGAGAGACGCGGATCAGGCATTCTGGATGATTGTGTTTATGGACATATGGCATTGGACACCGTTTGTTACTTTGACGCTATTAGCAGGATTGAGTGCTTTGCCAAAAGACCCATATGAATCAGCTAAAATGGATGGGGCTAATGGAATTCAAATTTTCTTTCATCTCACTCTTCCTATGATGGTACCCGTGCTACTCGTTGTAGTCTTCATCAGGTTAATGGATTCTCTGAAGGCAGTTGATGAGATCTGGATGTTAACGAGTGGAGGTCCTGGTGTAGAAACTCGACTAGCTGGAATTCATATCTGGAGGTCAGTGTTTGAAAGTCGATTCTATGGCTATGGTTCTGCAATGTCGATATTTCTACTTTATATAACAATTGTGATTTGTTGGTTACTTTACGTAGTTATGACTTCAAAACAGAATAATGATTAA